The region GTGCAGCTGTACAGCGGCCTGATTTACGCCGGTCCGGCGCTGATCAAGGATTGCGCCCGCGCGCTGCGCGGCAAGCAGGCGAAATGATCAACAAGGTCAAGCTGGGTTCCAGCAACCTGGAAGTGAGCACGATCTGCCTGGGCACGATGACCTTCGGCGAGCAGAACAGCGAAGCCGAAGCGCACAGCCAGCTCGATTACGCGCTGGAACGGGGCATCAACTTCATCGACACGGCCGAGATGTATCCGGTGATGGCCAGCGCGCAAACGCAGGGCAGCACGGAGCGTTACATCGGCAGCTGGCTCAGGAAAAGCGGCAAGCGCAGCCAGATCGTGCTGGCCAGCAAGGTGGCCGGGCCGAATTCGCGCATGCACTGGATACGCAAGGGCAAGACGGATCACGACGCGGCCAACATCCGCGCCGCAGTCGAAGACAGCCTGCGCCGGCTGCAGACGGAGCACATCGACCTGTACCAATTACACTGGCCCAGCCGCAACCTGCCCATCTTCGGCGCCAGCGTGTACAACCCGCGCAAGGAGCACGCGTCGGTCGCCATCGAAGACACCTTGGCCGTGCTGGGCAAGCTGGTCGAGGAAGGCAAGATCGGCCACATCGGCGTGTCGAACGAATCGTCGTGGGGCGTATGCGAATACATCAAGCAGGCGCAGCTGAAAGGCTTGCCGCGCATCGCCTCGATCCAGAACCTGTACAACCTGACGGCGCGCCATTTCGAGACAAGCTTGCTCGACGAAACCTGCCACCGGGAAAACGTCAGCTTGCTGGCCTACAGCCCGCTGGCGTTCGGCCAGCTGACGGCGAAATACCTCGACGATCCGCAAGCCAGGGGCCGCCTGACGCGCTTCCCGGCCGGCTGGAGTCCCCGCTACGTGCGCCCCGCTACCATAGCAGCCGCCGCCCAGTATGCGGCGCTGGCCCGCGCGCACGGCTTGACGCCGGCGCAGCTGGCCCTGGCCTGGTGCTACTCGCGCTGGTTCGTGGCCTCGACCATCATCGGCGCCACCAGCGTGGCGCAGTTGCAGCAAAATATCGATGCCCATCAAGTCAGCCTGTCGCCGGACCTCGTGGCGGCCGTCGACGCCATCCACGCCAGCCTGCCCAATCCAGGGCAATAGGCGCACTCCGTCTGGCGGCGCATGCCGCCGCCAGGCTCCCCCGCCCATAGCAACTAGTCGTATTTATACAACAGCTGGCAATTTACTGCTGTGCAGCATTGCGGCCTGGCCATGCCCGGTCGTATGCTGGAAACGTGGCCATATGCGCTACCCGCGCCATTTGGACGTGTATCAGACATTTATTGCATAT is a window of Janthinobacterium rivuli DNA encoding:
- a CDS encoding aldo/keto reductase, coding for MNKVKLGSSNLEVSTICLGTMTFGEQNSEAEAHSQLDYALERGINFIDTAEMYPVMASAQTQGSTERYIGSWLRKSGKRSQIVLASKVAGPNSRMHWIRKGKTDHDAANIRAAVEDSLRRLQTEHIDLYQLHWPSRNLPIFGASVYNPRKEHASVAIEDTLAVLGKLVEEGKIGHIGVSNESSWGVCEYIKQAQLKGLPRIASIQNLYNLTARHFETSLLDETCHRENVSLLAYSPLAFGQLTAKYLDDPQARGRLTRFPAGWSPRYVRPATIAAAAQYAALARAHGLTPAQLALAWCYSRWFVASTIIGATSVAQLQQNIDAHQVSLSPDLVAAVDAIHASLPNPGQ